AGAAATGAAGAAAGGGCTAACTGTTAAGCTTtttaaattgcaaaaattaaccATCGTTAGCAAACATAGAAACATACAAGGTTAGTATAGGTTTTCAGCATGAAGCAGTTTACTAAAGTAACATTACATCGCATACTGAGCTGGGCATCAAGGAAAAGTCAAACAACCaatataaaaaaggaaacaataCCACTCTTAGTGGTACTGTATGTTTTATGCTCACCTTGCCAAGCCATGCTAACTTTGGCCATGGTTTTTTCCTCTTGATTGTAGTTGACGCTAGAACGTCAAGCTTTAGTAACATAATATGTTCGTTCTGTACATTGTATGTTCTACCGGAGCTGGCCTTGAAAGTTGCTCGGGTGGTTCTTTTAGCTTAATACCGCTACGTATtattttgtacacaaatattcgtgtttgtccgccattttttatGCAACCGACAAACTTAGACCCCAGCTCTCACTCGGATTTTTTGATAGGTACTTGAGCACTTGAGAAATTCTTCTAAGACCTTCTAATAATTTTAAGATGCTTACAGAGTATACATCAGAATCATTTAAATgagaatttgaaagaaaaaacccaAGGGAGGAATGAATACCAATAATTTCCAAAAGTAGCAACTTACGTAAAGAAGCAACTCTAATACGTAATCACGTGAAGAGCTGGGAACGAGAGACAAGATGGCGGGCATATGGGGTAAGACGGTGCAGtgagaagaattttattaatgATTGATTTATATAGGCGTTGTCAAAAGTACCTGCttcatttctaaacaaattttgtgttgttttctttcctttcataTTCGTCAATTTTCATGGATGACTTACCAGCGTAAGTGTAAATTTTCGTCTGAAATGGAGAGTTTACCCTTTCAAGTCATCTTGTCAAATATTTATGATTGCATGCTTACATTTGAAATGTGCATGTCGTTTTGATGCCTTTAAagcgctatttttttttctcataggATAATTGCTCTGTCATTCAGTGGAGCGATCGGTGTGCTTTTCGTTATTCTTGGCTGTGCTTTGGAGCAATATGGGTGTGTATAATTTCTTAACAGCCCCCACAATCTGTGTATCCGTTTCCATTAATGATTATTGTATGTTAAATATATGGGGTTTACCTTTAACTTTCGTACCATTGAAGCTTTAAACTTTTTGTACCAACTGTTTattgcttgttttctttttgcagagTGTGGTGGCCATTGTTTGTATGTAAGTTAATTTCTTACTTATGTTGAGACCTTAGATTTGTGCGTATGATGACGATGTGATGACAAAGATTGCGGTTGTCAAGAAGCTTAGCATGGGCTATGGTGTAGAGCACAGACATCTATGATAATCAATAACAACAGTTTAGAAGGATTTTTGGATTTGGGGTTCTTTTTGTAGGAACCGAGGCACAGATTACGTACAACAGAAGAAACAATACAACCAAACAATAAAGCCCCCAGGAGAACTCTATTTTTGGTTTCTTTGATTCTTTTGTGATGAGGGTACCGGCAAAAAGACCCAGTTTTTATTCTAGAGTAGGGTCATAGAATTGCAGCTGGGCATGGTGTGTTAAGCAAGTGTGAGCTAGGGTTTGAAAACCATCAACCAAAAAGGTACAGGGTAAACCCCTCCCCCTGACCGGGAACTTGTCAGACATTTTCCAGGTGGGTCTTGTATGGTTATCTTCTGTTTAGAAGGAACATGTTTGGCAAAGCTGTAGTAGGGTTTTGATATCAGATTAAAAcatgtttaagaaaaaaagttactttcCACAAAAGAGTAAATACTGTAGATGGCACTGTTTGGTTGAAAACAAGCTTTAAAGTCAGGAATCTTTGTAAAGTATAGAGGCCTCATAGGTGGGGGTAGAGGGGGGGGAAGTTGTATGTATGTCCCTAGCCTGACGTTTCGCATTTTGAGGAGTAGGCAATGCCCTCTATCTTGTATTGAATCCATCTTTACCTCGTTTGTTGCCATTATTTTTATCTGGTCTTATGTCGCTGTTTCAGGGGCATGTCgcttttcggaattttacgctAGCTGAGCCCCAGTATAGTATGCCATCAACTGAATAATAATACAATGTATCCTAAAGAGAGTTACTGTTTTATTTCAGTGTTCTTTTATGTACTTGCTCCTGTACCCACTGTTATAGCCAAACGGTTCTGTGAAGACTTCTCTTCTAATGCTTCAAAGTAAGTACAGTTTGGACttttcataaaagaaaacaCTTTATTGCAGACATTTCGTTTGGTCGTAAAGTTGCCAAACTTCTTACCATCTCTACCTCTATAGTACTGACATCTCCATTGTGGACAGTTTGTTTAATTAGGTCCCAGAGTTGGTTTGTAGAAACGTCAAACTTTAAGTCATTGACTAAGTCTGTTTGcttatacaataaataaatttctCCCACTTCACAAGTAAACAGGAGGAACAATAGTTCATTAAAATTCAAGCAAATTCGTTTGTCACTCATAATTTTGCTTGTATGCATTATCATCCTTAGCGTTATCAAGGAAACAGCAATGTTTTTTACTGCAGGAAACGTGGTCTCTGCATTTGGTGAGTATTCTTTGTTggctttaaaaattatttaaggaTTCTGTTAATTACCAACCTTTATTTGATGTGTTGAAGTTTGTTAAAATGCCCCTTTGATCCAGGAGACTTGCAATACTTCTAAACCACTATTTTCACTAGACAGTAACAACAgtattccataaatatttctggtgttcaagGTTTTGAAAGTTTCACAGTAAGCCTGCAAGCCCTTATTGTTTTACTGTGTGAGGCCCTGCCAGGAGGGGGTCCCATGTCGctcgtctgaattttaaaacgtctcatGTCGGTGTTTATGTCACTTATTGTGAGCTTTGCcatcactgtcgcaatttggccaagggaggttgtctcttgtcgcgatttcattttacgtGCTGTagctactttttgggccatgtcgcttgtcagAATTTACCGTGGCAGGGCCTTCTGTGTGAATCTTTGATCTGGTGTTTTATCAAACCAGTGACAGTACTCAATGCAAATGGGGTAGGTTTGCCCCTTTGATCATGATTATGTTAAAGGCTACAAATAAATAGGTAACTAGTGTAAtatattatcaatattattattagaacTGTGAATAACTAAGTGCACTTTAATCTTCTAGGTCTACCCATAGTTCTTGCCCACTGTGAGATTGTAAGTACCTTATtgaaaaacttgtttaaaacaaattttttacaGTGCATTTACAGTGTATTCACCTCTGGAATAATAACTGTTATTTCAGTAGTTTAGCTGCAAAATTGTTTTCCTCTTGGATTGATAACAGCTTAAAATTTAGTACAGTTAAACCCCATTAATGCAGACAccaagggggggaggggagggggtagaaagtgtccatattaatgtagtgtccgtattaagcgggtttaatttagagaaaatgtactTGGGCTTTCTTTCTCCACGGacaagcaaactgtctgtagaAATGAGGTGTCAGTATTAATTAATCAGGTGTCTGTAAGGCGCTGTTTGACTGAACACCTATTTAACTTATCACAATAATCATATCCAGCAAGACAACaaaaaatttctattttttttaagagtTAGTACAGTGAGCAGAGCATGTGAGTGCAAGCAAAGTCTCTGCCTCATGCTTACTTGCACTCACTTCTTTTGCTTGCTCTTTTATCTCTGAGAAAAGTAAAGGATTTACCCAGTCTTTCTGACTGATTATGGTTATGTTACAGCCATGGATCAACTTAAAGAATGGATGGTTTCTAACAAACATCTTGGTCCTCCTTTTCAGATAAAGTGGGGAGCAACAGCATTGGTCCTTTCTGGAAATGTCTTCATCTTTGTAACTATTCTGGCctattttctcattttcactGGAGAAGATGATTGGGGATTTTAAGAACAAGCCACTTGTTTTCCCTCATACCATATCAATTTTGTATCAACAGCCTTCTACTCTGTTGAAAAtggcacaattttttttaacaaaatatggGTACCTAGCAAGGTTTTCCCAAAGCTGATAATAGTTGGCAAAGAAATTTGAAGTCCTAAAAATAACTGTTATTGCAGTTATCAGcaaatatttttataataattattgttattattagatTTGCCAAGATTGACTTGGacagaatttaaaaaaacaaaaacaaaaaagacatgTCATAATTGGAAGGGAAAACCACTGCTGTGACCTATTACTGTGGGTCCAAATAACACTAAGGATAACATTTTACTAGGTTTGCATGCCCTTTTTGGACCAAAGAACAATTTTCTGTTGGCTCAACTGTTATAACAGCCATGGCATCCTACTTCGCAGGTGTCAAAAAAGTTGGGTTTTTAAGTTGAGCTGTTTTAATCAAATTTGAGAATTACTTAAAATATGTTGTAGATAATtgtttatctcaggtaatttggttatggtaatgtatgctgatgacatcgaagcaaaagaaaaatgaaaggatCATTTATACTTTCCTTGGAAACTGCCCCCATACCCCTCTCCTACTAAGCCAACATTATATTATTAACACTTACGTCTcttttagggcaaaatgttggcttaaggaaggggtaggtgggcagtttcccagaaatgtataatGATCCAAATAAAAATTGCCTGAGATAAAAagttaactacaacatatatttagtaaaatccaactagtggtctattatcaatgctgtgttctgattggttgagctactgctaggctatatgttatagccccctagtagcgaaaaccgtgggctttttggcagcaaaaaaggcttaaagtctagcttttaactagcttaaatttttttattctcgatatttttgaccaactagttggattttactaaaacgatttattcctcttgccctcatggcctctgagtcagtAACCCATTCGGCCTTTGGCTTCATGGGCTATTgaactcagagcccatttggacTCAAGGAGTAGTTGTTAAATATATTGATATGGTGCTGGCACCAGTTATTTGCTTAACTCCCAAGACCGtattttctccaaacaatatcaatataaattataatcaagagaaaatattgtgtgaattaataaaatgatctcctggggcccgtttctcgaaagatccgaaaaattttgggggaccagaaagctgttttatgtttgctgCATTTGCAGTCAAGATCAAAGTTTAtcagttaacaaagcaaaatccACCTGTTTTAGAGCTAGGAACTGTTCTACTATTCAAACAGTTTTGATTGT
The genomic region above belongs to Porites lutea chromosome 12, jaPorLute2.1, whole genome shotgun sequence and contains:
- the LOC140953910 gene encoding leptin receptor gene-related protein-like; amino-acid sequence: MGIIALSFSGAIGVLFVILGCALEQYGVWWPLFVLFFYVLAPVPTVIAKRFCEDFSSNASNVIKETAMFFTAGNVVSAFGLPIVLAHCEIIKWGATALVLSGNVFIFVTILAYFLIFTGEDDWGF